From the genome of Gammaproteobacteria bacterium:
CGTCTCTGCCCGGGGGACATCAGCCGAAGCTGATTCTCGCCTCCAGATCGGAACTGGAATCCGCGTTGCTCAGGGCCTCCTTGAGATCGATAGTCCCGTCGTTGTATAGGTTGTACAGGGCCTGGTCGAAGGTCTGCATGCCATGGACGCCACTGTCCTCCATCGCCTTTTTTAACTCCGGGATCCTTCCCTGGAGCAGCAGATCGGCGATATGAGGAGTATTGATCAGGATCTCCACCGCCGCACAGAGTTTCTTGTCTTTTTTCTTTACCAGACGCTGGGAGATTACGGAGCGAATGTTGAGGGAAAGGTCCATGAGCACCTGCTTCTGCAACTCCGGCGGAAACAGGTTGATGACCCGCTCTAACGCCTGGTTGGAATTGTTCGCATGCAAGGTTGAGAGCACCAGATGGCCTGTGTTGCACAACTCCATCGTGGTCTCCATCGTCTCTCGGTCCCGGATCTCTCCGATCAGGATCACATCCGGAGCCTCGCGCAGGCACGCCCGCAAGGCATTGTGGTAGGAATGCGTGTCCACGCCCACTTCGCGTTGATTCAGGATGGCTTTCCGGTTCTTGTGGCTGTATTCGATGGGGTCCTCAATGGTCAGGATATGGCCTGTTTGCGCCCGGTTGCGGCAATCAATCATGGCGGCGAGGGTGGTGGACTTGCCGGAGCCGGTAGCCCCCACCATGAGGATCAGGCCGCGCTTGTTCATGACCAACTCGTTGAGGACGGTGGGCAGGTTCAGATCCTTGATCGAGGGGATCTCGCTGGGAATGCGCCGCAATACCAGCCCGACGGTGCCTCGCTGGCGGAATGCGTTCACACGGAAGCGGGTGCCCTCGTCTTTCAGGCCGATGGCGAAGTCGCATTCCATGCTCTCGGCGAATCGTTTCTGCTGTGCCTCGTCCATGATTAACATGGCGATCTGCTTGCATTTCTCGGCATCCAGCGGCCGCTTGCCTACGGATATGAAATTGCCTTCGATTTTGATTTTTACGGGCGAGCCGGTGGTAAAGAACAGGTCGGACGCCTTTTTTTGCACCATGAGTTTGAGATAGGGCTCGATAACCCATTGGGGCTCCATGCCAGTGACCGCCCCGGGGCTCGTGGCCCCCCTGGCATTTGCGGCCGTCCCGGGACTTGCGCCCTTTCCGGGAGCCTTGGCCGTCGTACCTGTAACTCCCCCGAGACCGGTAGTTGCCCCTATGCTCGTGGCGCCCCTGCCAATTGTGGCCTCTCCGGGGCTCGCGGTAGCCTCCTTGGGATCTGGCTTTTTATCTTCCGGGAACGCTTGCTCGGCTTCCTTCGCCGCCGGGGGCGGCGATTCCGCCTGGGTTCGCTCGCGCGGGTCCTCCGGGAATGCCGATGACTCTTCGGGTTCTCCGGAGCTGGCTTGAACCCCCGGTCCGATCTTCGTCGCCGCCGGGGGCGGCGGTTCCGCCTGGGTTCGCTCGCGCGGGTCCTCCGGGAATGCCGATGACTCTTCGGGTTCTCCGGAGCTGGCTTGAACCCCCGGTCCGATCTTCGTCGCCGCCGGGGGCGGCGGTTCCGCCTGGGTCTGTTCGCACGGGTCCTCCGGGAACGCCGATGGCCCTTCGGTCTCTTCAGAACCGGCTTGAAACGATTGCTCGATTTCTCCCATAAAACACCCGTCTCATTCTTCCCGGCCCGGCAAGGCGCCGCGCTTCGCTCGCTCCTTCCTGGCCGGCCATTATCGGTGGCAGGCGATCAGCGCATCAGGCCGCTTTCTTCCTGCTTTTCCTCCATACTCATGTGGCCTACCGATTCCAAGAGGTCCTGCTTTTTCGCCGTCTTGCTCTCCAGTTTAATTTTCAGGCGCAACTCATTCATGGAATCGGCATTGCGGATCGCATCTTCGTAGGTGATCTTTTCGGATTCGTAGAGATCGAATAGAGCCTGGTCGAAAGTCTGCATTCCGAGTTCCCGCGACCGGCCCATGATTTCCTTGATTTTGTGCACCTCGCCCTTGAGTACCAGTTCGGAGATCAGGGGGGTGTTTAACATGATCTCAATGGCGGGTACCCGTTCCTTGGTCCCTTTCTTCTTGAGCAGGCGCTGGGAGACGATCCCCCGGAGATTGGTCGAGAGGTCGAGCAAAAGTTGCTCGCGGCGTTCCTCCGGGAAAAAGTTGATGACGCGGTCCAGGGCTTGGTTGGAACTGTTGGCGTGCAGGGTGGCCATGGCGAGGTGGCCGGTCTCCGCGAAGGCAATGGCGAATTCCATGGTTTCCTGGTCGCGTATCTCCCCCAGCAGGATGACATCGGGGGCCTGCCGCAGGGTGTTCTTGAGCGCGATCCCCCAATCCTCCGTGTCCACGCCCACCTCGCGTTGCATGATGACGCAGTTTTTGTGGGGGTGGACGTACTCGATCGGGTCCTCGATGGTGATGATATGCCCGTAGCTATTCTCGTTGCGGTGGTTAATTATGGCCGCGAGCGAGGTGGATTTGCCGGAGCCCGTCCCCCCCACCATGAACACCAGCCCGCGTTTTGTCAGGCTGATGTCCCGCATGATCGGCGGCAAGCCCAGTTCCTCAATGGTGGGGACCTTCGTTTGGATGGTGCGGAGCACCATCCCGCAATATCCCTGCTGGATAAAGGCGTTGGTACGGAACCGCCCGATTCCCCTCGGGGCGACAGCGAAGTTGCACTCCTTCGTGGCCTCGTACTCTTTGAGCTGCTTGTCGCTCATCACCGCATATACCAAAGAGCGGGTGTCTTCCGCGGAGAGCTTGGCCTTGGACACGGGCCTGATCTTTCCCTGCAGTTTGA
Proteins encoded in this window:
- a CDS encoding PilT/PilU family type 4a pilus ATPase, with amino-acid sequence MEPQWVIEPYLKLMVQKKASDLFFTTGSPVKIKIEGNFISVGKRPLDAEKCKQIAMLIMDEAQQKRFAESMECDFAIGLKDEGTRFRVNAFRQRGTVGLVLRRIPSEIPSIKDLNLPTVLNELVMNKRGLILMVGATGSGKSTTLAAMIDCRNRAQTGHILTIEDPIEYSHKNRKAILNQREVGVDTHSYHNALRACLREAPDVILIGEIRDRETMETTMELCNTGHLVLSTLHANNSNQALERVINLFPPELQKQVLMDLSLNIRSVISQRLVKKKDKKLCAAVEILINTPHIADLLLQGRIPELKKAMEDSGVHGMQTFDQALYNLYNDGTIDLKEALSNADSSSDLEARISFG
- a CDS encoding PilT/PilU family type 4a pilus ATPase; its protein translation is MEREQAIKFMRELLTTMARKQASDLFITVGFPPAIKLQGKIRPVSKAKLSAEDTRSLVYAVMSDKQLKEYEATKECNFAVAPRGIGRFRTNAFIQQGYCGMVLRTIQTKVPTIEELGLPPIMRDISLTKRGLVFMVGGTGSGKSTSLAAIINHRNENSYGHIITIEDPIEYVHPHKNCVIMQREVGVDTEDWGIALKNTLRQAPDVILLGEIRDQETMEFAIAFAETGHLAMATLHANSSNQALDRVINFFPEERREQLLLDLSTNLRGIVSQRLLKKKGTKERVPAIEIMLNTPLISELVLKGEVHKIKEIMGRSRELGMQTFDQALFDLYESEKITYEDAIRNADSMNELRLKIKLESKTAKKQDLLESVGHMSMEEKQEESGLMR